TCGGCCGCCACGGTGGCCCTGGGATAGGTATCGATCATGACGAAACAGGGTTGCCCGTTAATCTCGCGGATTGCAATGCCACCGTGATGTACGCTTGCGTTGAGCCTCAGGGCTTGTTCGAAGAAATCAGACCGCGCGTCGCAGCAGACGGAGTAGATCAGCAGCAAACGGTCTCCGGCTCCGTGCTCGCTATTCTCCACGTAGACAACCTGATGGCGATTGTTCCGCAGTGTGAGCCGGATTTGAAACTTGGCGTGCTCATCCTCGTGGCATTCGACCGAAGGCAGGTCATGAAAGGCTTCGTAGATTAGCGATTCCAGGTCGCGCACCGCTCCCATGACCGCTTGCAGTAGTTGTGAGGCGGCACCGCCATCGCGAGGACGTCGGTCAGGATCCGGCGCCAGCAGCAGTGAGACACATTCGGCGATGTCGAGTGGAATATCAGGATTCCGACGTCGCACACTGATGCAGTTTCCGGCGAGAATTGCATTCATGACCTCCGAGATCGATTCACCCTGAAAGGGGTAGCAGCCGGTGAGCATCTGGTAATAGCACACGCCCAGGGCGAACACATCGCTGCTGGTCGTTGCCGGCTTGCCTTCGAATAATTCCGGAGCCATGTAGTACGGTGTGCCTGCAAGGTTATTTGTCGGAAGGTCATCTCCAACAATTCGTTTTGCCAGGCCAAAATCTGCAATCTTTGGAACGCTGGCCGGCGTCACAATGACGTTGTCCGGCTTCAGGTCACGGTGGATAATTCCCATTCGGTGCGCTGCAGCAAGTCCACTGGCAATTCCGACGGCCATGGCTGTCGAGCGAATCGGTCCCAGTGCGCCGTAGCTGTCAATTTCCTGCTGCAGGGACGTCCCCGCGACATATTCCATCTCCAGGAAGTGCATGTCCTCCCATCGACCAATTGCGTGTGTCGTGACAATGTTGCCATGGACAAGTGCCGCAGCGGCTCTGGCTTCATTTTCAAATCGTGCGATATAGTCGAATTCGCTGGACACTCGTTTCGGGGAGAGAACTTTCAGGGCGCAAAAGCGATGAAGCTGCTGATTGCGAGCAAGGTAGACGACGCCCATCCCGCCACGCCCCAGCATTCGTTCGCAGGTGTAAATGTGGATTTGCTGCCCATCCAGCAGATCATGGTCGAGCGTGATTTCGATCGGTTCGTCCGATGTTTTCCCATCATGGGTCAGCAATAGCGTTTCGGTCGCCGTTCCGTTGGGCGTATGGGTGGTGTTCAACCCGCAGCGAGGGCATTTCGCGGTCCGTGCGGAAAACACTTCGTTGCATGCGACGCAGTAGACTTTTGCCACGGGCGGTTCTTTTTGTTCATCAAACTGGAAACGGATGGGTCTCGCCGGATTCGTCAGAGCACGGTACCAGAAGGTTCATGACATTTCTGCCGGGGGCCTGTTCTGAAACTCGGATTCACTTCGAAATGCAATTCGTCCTCGGATCTGAATTCCTGGATCAATCAGCAGTTTGCGCGAGTCAAAATGCAATTGTCCAACAGCCGGTTGAAAAACGGGACTGGCCCGAGCAGGAGACCTGAAAACACGAAAGTTTACAGTCGCCCAGCGAGCCTGTCCCGATTTTTCAGCGACAGCTAACGCATTCCGGAAACCCGAACGCTGCCAGGGGATTTGCCCTGAAACTCTTCACTGCCGAGCGGTCGCTCCGTAATCCTGATTGAGACGGCACCGCAGACCGATGTGAACAGAAATCTCGTACGTTCGCCGAAGATCCGGGAAAGCTGAGCCTTTGTGGCATCATTTCGGCTGCTGACGATTACCGTTTCCGGCTGGAAAACCCGTTTCGTGTCAGAATTGTTTGAATTCAAGCTTCCGTGATGCGGGCTGATCAGCAGATCGCATTCCGGAAGTTCTGGACTGACTTGTTCGAATCCTCGCCCGTCCAGATCTCCCGGAAAGGCAATCCGATGACCTCTGTATTCTGCAACGGAAAGGAGGCTGAGCTCGTTGTCATTCAGTTCCTGTGAGAGCGCAGAATCGGCCCGAAAGAACGTAATCATGGTTTCGCCGAGTGTCATACGGTCGCCGCTCGCAACGATCGTGACAGGGATCCGGCGATCTTTGACGTCTTCCAGCAACTCCTGAACAGGGGCTGCATCGGAACGAATGAATTCGGTCGTTGTGATGAGTTGTCCGACAGGAATCATCTCCAGCAGTCCCGGCAGAGCGTTGTAGTGATCTGCATCTGCATGGGAGACGATCACCGCATCGACCATCCGATATCCCAGGTGCCACAGACAGTTGGCGATGGTTTCAGAAGTGCGATGCCCGCGATTCAAGGCCCCGGCATCCATCAGGATCACGTGATTCTCCGGAGTGATCACGATGGCGGCGTTTCCGTGCCCTACATTCAAAACGGTGCAGTGCAGTTCTCCGGAATGCATTGGCGGCGCAGATGCCAATCGAAATGCGATGACCACACAAACTAACTGAATGGTCAGCAAGCAGTATCGCCGTCTCGGGCGTCTTGTCAGAATCTGAAATGCCAGTATCCCGTAAAAGGTCGGACAAAACCATGCCGGTAGATCTGCAATTGTGACAGCTCCTGCGTCAAAGCCTGCCGCAAATGAAACGATCGATTGAAGTCCCTGAAGCAGTCTTCCGAACACGAATGCGGGCGGAATGGCCAGCCAGGGGAGCAGTAATCCTGACAGCAGAAAAAGAAAACCGGCAACCATTGTGAAAGCAGTCAGCGGAATCAGCAAAACGTTGATCAGCACTCCCGAAAGCGAAATGACATGGAATTGTGAAGCGACCATTGGCATCGAAAACAGTGTGACCGCCAGCATCTGTCGATATCGATAAGCCAGCCACAATCCTGCATTGCCGGCTCGTTCGCGAAACCAT
This genomic interval from Planctomycetaceae bacterium contains the following:
- a CDS encoding ComEC/Rec2 family competence protein, with amino-acid sequence MKLSVPIIVACCLAGGIWFGSILPTSHGMIGALWLTLCGLLVASWFGKARTHRILFIGSFLAGALLLQRQDVHLRAQAELLPHSDEGVTVRVRGQISSIPSVREKRESWQTTEGQKPLQTVFILQSQEIAGLSDDGNASGISVRPPRFRVIVDGNALSRAGWGDTVELTGKLLTVFPPSNPGEMNYENFLFRQRLSGILFVQHPYAMIPVDSLSWWNPRRRLNQARQEASRLISQHLSPQHRPLAEALLLGNRGFLQASSERQFILSGTLHLLAISGLHTGILFLFIRRVLHVLLVQHSHALILAAISCLLYALLTDLRPSVLRATVFLLLSTISQLTGRPMRTSNQIAVTVILLAVFDPALIFDTGAWLSFLAVSALACVDSARGARQTEQGVPIDAITWEEWFRERAGNAGLWLAYRYRQMLAVTLFSMPMVASQFHVISLSGVLINVLLIPLTAFTMVAGFLFLLSGLLLPWLAIPPAFVFGRLLQGLQSIVSFAAGFDAGAVTIADLPAWFCPTFYGILAFQILTRRPRRRYCLLTIQLVCVVIAFRLASAPPMHSGELHCTVLNVGHGNAAIVITPENHVILMDAGALNRGHRTSETIANCLWHLGYRMVDAVIVSHADADHYNALPGLLEMIPVGQLITTTEFIRSDAAPVQELLEDVKDRRIPVTIVASGDRMTLGETMITFFRADSALSQELNDNELSLLSVAEYRGHRIAFPGDLDGRGFEQVSPELPECDLLISPHHGSLNSNNSDTKRVFQPETVIVSSRNDATKAQLSRIFGERTRFLFTSVCGAVSIRITERPLGSEEFQGKSPGSVRVSGMR
- a CDS encoding serine/threonine-protein kinase; this translates as MAKVYCVACNEVFSARTAKCPRCGLNTTHTPNGTATETLLLTHDGKTSDEPIEITLDHDLLDGQQIHIYTCERMLGRGGMGVVYLARNQQLHRFCALKVLSPKRVSSEFDYIARFENEARAAAALVHGNIVTTHAIGRWEDMHFLEMEYVAGTSLQQEIDSYGALGPIRSTAMAVGIASGLAAAHRMGIIHRDLKPDNVIVTPASVPKIADFGLAKRIVGDDLPTNNLAGTPYYMAPELFEGKPATTSSDVFALGVCYYQMLTGCYPFQGESISEVMNAILAGNCISVRRRNPDIPLDIAECVSLLLAPDPDRRPRDGGAASQLLQAVMGAVRDLESLIYEAFHDLPSVECHEDEHAKFQIRLTLRNNRHQVVYVENSEHGAGDRLLLIYSVCCDARSDFFEQALRLNASVHHGGIAIREINGQPCFVMIDTYPRATVAAEQIRRSVLEVAAQADEIERILTGRDVN